The proteins below come from a single Alnus glutinosa chromosome 9, dhAlnGlut1.1, whole genome shotgun sequence genomic window:
- the LOC133878657 gene encoding uncharacterized protein LOC133878657 has protein sequence MDKIKSCILLAFFILVLSMDVIIAQGASGNNGNGNGNGNSGNDTTDYKLLAPAKTGEERANCNAKGACNSKTLQCPSQCPKRKPKHNKKTKGCFVDCSSKCEVTCKWRRANCNGYGSLCYDPRFVGGDGVMFYFHGAKGGNFAIVSDDNLQVNAHFIGSRPQGRTRDFTWVQALAIMFDTHTIVIAAKRVSKWDDNVDALTVSWDGEAVDIAIDGEAEWRTNGETREVIVERTDDANNIRVSIARLVEIDIRVRPIGEKENWVHKYQLPADDAFAHLETQFRFSNLTDLVEGVLGKTYRPDYVSPVKIGVPMPMMGGEDKYQTLSLYSPLCKACRFQRQTGFGAMKELAQY, from the exons ATGGATAAAATAAAGTCATGCATTTTGCTGGCTTTCTTTATTCTAGTCCTCTCCATGGATGTGATCATTGCTCAGGGTGCGAGTGGCAACAATGGCAATGGCAATGGTAATGGGAACAGCGGCAATGACACAACAGATTACAAATTGCTGGCACCGGCAAAAACGGGAGAGGAACGAGCTAACTGCAATGCAAAGGGGGCATGCAACTCCAAAACCCTGCAGTGTCCATCTCAATGCCCGAAGAGGAAGCCCAAGCACAACAAGAAGACGAAGGGGTGCTTTGTCGACTGCAGTAGCAAGTGCGAAGTCACTTGCAAGT GGAGAAGAGCCAACTGCAACGGATATGGCTCCCTCTGTTATGATCCTCGGTTTGTTGGTGGGGATGGTGTAATGTTCTACTTCCATGGAGCAAAGGGCGGAAACTTTGCCATTGTTTCAGATGATAACCTCCAGGTCAATGCCCATTTCATCGGAAGCCGACCACAAGGAAGGACTCGTGACTTTACGTGGGTCCAAGCCCTGGCTATCATGTTTGACACTCACACCATTGTCATTGCAGCAAAGAGAGTCTCAAAATGGGACGACAATGTTGATGCTCTCACTGTAAGTTGGGATGGTGAGGCTGTTGACATCGCTATTGATGGAGAGGCTGAATGGAGGACTAATGGTGAAACAAGAGAAGTTATAGTTGAAAGAACCGACGATGCTAACAATATAAGAGTTTCCATTGCTAGGCTGGTTGAAATAGACATTAGGGTGAGACCcattggagaaaaagaaaactggGTTCACAAGTACCAGTTACCGGCAGATGATGCTTTTGCTCACTTGGAGACGCAGTTCAGGTTTTCCAACCTAACAGATCTTGTTGAGGGAGTGTTGGGTAAGACATACAGACCAGACTATGTTAGCCCTGTCAAGATTGGGGTTCCCATGCCAATGATGGGTGGGGAGGACAAGTACCAGACTCTATCTCTCTATTCACCTCTTTGTAAAGCTTGCAGGTTTCAGAGGCAAACTGGGTTCGGTGCTATGAAAGAACTTGCTCAATATTGA